The DNA window ATCCTACCCTATAGTTGGTCGCTGGAGGAGGAAAAAACCAACTTCGCTGGCGCCATTGCTACGGCATTTGGTCATTTGCAGGACCTTGGTGTCAGTTTCGATTTTGACTCTCAAGAGGTGGTCGTACGGCTCTATGGCGTTTCCGGTGGGCGAATTGGAGTCGTGATGCGTGTTTTGCATGGTGCAGTGGGCTTCATCAACAACAACGTTCTGACTTACGAGAGCATTGCAAGAAGCGCGAAAACGGTTCTTCAAGCGCAACACCGGCCTGATTTCTTCGCCGACCTCGGTTACCGTTACGGACGGCCGCTGATCGAAAACATTAGCGACTTGGAAAGGGCATGCCGTCTTACTCAAGGGGAATTGGCGGCCATTGCGCCCGAAGCCAAAACTGATGTTGCCTCTCTAGATTGGCAATATGATCGCCGTTGGTCGGACCCGGTTTGCCCAGAGTGTTTAGCCAACGGACATTTGTATCATCAAAGCTGGCGTCATGGTTTGGTGACAGCGTGCCACACCCTAATCGAACTTGTCTCGCGCATTCGAAGAAAGGCAACAGATGCAGGAGGCGACACTGTTGCTTTTTCGGACCTTACGCTGCGCCGTACGACTGACAAAATAGCCTTGAAGAAACTATTGGAACTGATCTGTGAGGGAACAGTCCAGGCTACTTTGGCTTCCCTCGATGCGAAACTTGCCGATTTCAGGTTCCTTAAATCCGACGTAGAATACGTTCTGAAATCAGAACGGCACTCTTTGGATTGGACGGCCAACGATGTTGCGAAGTTGACGGGGTGGAAAGCTCAATCAGTGACACATTGGTGTAAGGAAGGGCTGTTGGAATCTCGGACTGTGTCTCACGGGATTGGGGTCAGTTTCCTGGTGAGTCCAATGCAACTGGCAGCCTTTCAAAGTGAATTTGTTCCCTTGGGCACAATCGCCAAGTCAAGAAATACGACGTCACGGAAACTGCTTTCGGGCCTCGCCAAACGGGGCATCAAAACCCACGGCGCTGTGATTGAAGGCAAAACCAGCCGTGGACATCTGGTCAAATTGAGGGACCTGGCTACCCTAGCTGATTGATAATTTTCGGAAATGCACGATGCCGGTCGTACATCATGGTAAACTTCCCTGTCAGAGACACCGAAAGCAGGCGCAATGAACACAAACGGATCTTTTCTTTACCTTTCCGATAGTGACCTGGAGGCGCTCGGCATTCGGCCTTCCGAAGTCGCGGACGCCATCGAAGCTGCGTTGATTAACAAGGCGGAAGGGCGGCTTCACACAGCGCCCAAAACGGCCATCCTTCCCGGTGATGGACGCTATGCGATGTCTACCTTGGCGGCGGGCGATGATGGGTTCATCGTGGTCAAACAGGTGACTGTCTGCCCTGATAACCCGGCGAAAGGTCTGCCAGCGATCAATGGTGCTATCATGGTGCTGGACGCCCAGACCGGGCTTTTGCGCGCCGTCCTCGGAGCGAATTGGATCACAGCGGTAAGAACAGCGGCATTGTCCGTCGTGGCGGCTCGGCGTCTTGCTGACCCGGAAGCCGAAACGCTCACATTCGTCGGAGCGGGCGTGCAGGCCCATTCTCATTTGAATGCCTTCCACGACCTCTTCCCTCTAAAACGCATCCGAGTCTTTGGTCGCGGCAAGACCGGTATCGACAAGTTGTGCCGACATGCCCGCGATATCGGCCTGGAGGCAAAGGTTTCCGACGAACCAAAAGAAGCGCTGCACGACGCTGATATCGTGATCTCATCGATAACCCTTGATTACTCCGTTAAACCCTTCCTCGATGCTCGGTGGCTCAAGTCAGATGCATTTGCTGCCATTACCGATGCCTGTATTCCATGGAAGCCCGAGAGTTTGAGCGCTTTCAAGACCGTTATTGTCGATGACTGGAAGCAGGAGGCTGAAAGTGACAAACCAATGCTTGCCTATAAGAATATCACAGCCGATCTGACCGAATTGGTCTCGGGAGAGGGCGGGAAAAACATCGGCGCTCGACCGGCAGCTCTTGCATTTCGGGGAATTTCACTGGGCGATTATGCAGCGGCCGTTCTCGCGGTTCGGAGGGCCACTGAAGTCGGTATCTGAAACGGAACGCGTCAAACATCTTAGGTTCGATAGTTAAATTCAACGTCTCTCGAACCTAAGCCACTTCTTGATGCACCTCGGTAACATTGCCTTCGGGGTCGTGAAAAAACACCTGATGCCACTCTTTAACGAAAGCGGTCCCGTAGTCGGAATATGGGATTCCTTCTGCATCGAGAATTGCCCTGAAAGTCTGAATAAGGGGTCATCTGGGCTTTCACTCGTGCCTGCCTCTGTAACGTCAGAAAACAATAGTGTTTTGTCCTGAATCAGCCAATGGCAATCAAGGTTTCAAATCGGGCTTGTCGTTCAGGGTACCATTTTCGGCGTCTACGGACTGCCAAACCCAGCCTAGAGCTGACCTGACCCCTTTGAGAAGAGCACGACCGAAACCCGCGCTCCGATCTCGGGGACGTGGTTTCGAGACAACTGCTCGGCCGAGTTGATAACCTTGCTCATCTTTTCAAAGATCATGGTGGAACTGTTCTCGTCGTTTCCAAGCATTTCTAAAATGGCCTCCAGTGCGATGTAGCCCTTCGGAAGGCCTTCATAGGCAAAACTCGCTCGTACTTCGTGTTTTGCCTGTTCCCAGAATGGATCAAGAAGGCGGCTCCAGGCTTCGCAAACCATCTCGACCGCCTGAAGCGAGAGATGACCAAACATATCCTGGTCATCAAGGTCCTGTCGGCTGCTGCGGCTCATGAATTGAGCACAGGCCATCATCAGGCTTTCGACGCGAGCCGGACGAAGATCCCACTCCGTCAGGGCTCCAACCTGACCCGAAATAGCTTCGAGGGCTTCTGTAAGATCAGCCAGCGACATGTGTGATTTTTCCGCGCCCAGACGTCGGGTTCGCTCGAAAGCGGTTTCAATCGAAGTCGCACAAGACACCTGGTCCCGGTCCAAGGCCAATCCTGCGTCCGTGTCTCGAAGCAAAACAAGTCGCGGCGGGAAGAAGCTACCGGGCTTATCCACGCCTTTCAGATGGAGAGCTGTAAACCGTTCGCTGGATGAAAGAAGTGCAAGCTCAGCACCCCAGGTGCCGCGAATGTCGGCCTTTTCCAGAAGCCTGATACGGTCAAGGGCAACCGAGAGCTTTGTGCGACTTAGGACGTCATGAAGGTTTCCACTCCGCAGACTTCTTTGAGATCCCAGATATTCTATAGTGCTATCGAGGATCACTTCGGCATCCTCCGGT is part of the Falsiruegeria litorea R37 genome and encodes:
- a CDS encoding ornithine cyclodeaminase family protein, translating into MNTNGSFLYLSDSDLEALGIRPSEVADAIEAALINKAEGRLHTAPKTAILPGDGRYAMSTLAAGDDGFIVVKQVTVCPDNPAKGLPAINGAIMVLDAQTGLLRAVLGANWITAVRTAALSVVAARRLADPEAETLTFVGAGVQAHSHLNAFHDLFPLKRIRVFGRGKTGIDKLCRHARDIGLEAKVSDEPKEALHDADIVISSITLDYSVKPFLDARWLKSDAFAAITDACIPWKPESLSAFKTVIVDDWKQEAESDKPMLAYKNITADLTELVSGEGGKNIGARPAALAFRGISLGDYAAAVLAVRRATEVGI
- a CDS encoding TniB family NTP-binding protein, whose amino-acid sequence is MSHQALKAVLEQTIHHTLYQKARNELIETIALAQKLGGSIVPFLGPTRCGKSRMLEDIRGELGRPTKELEGWVYDSDFAIGSIPNKPNDKMLVRSMLASLGLNGKRGLSASEIEAQLYREITSKGIQVIALDECNHCAERGHHLSKRGVTDHFKRLVDNTGVTLVLCGLPKFQKILDEIEQCRDRSMKTIQILPYSWSLEEEKTNFAGAIATAFGHLQDLGVSFDFDSQEVVVRLYGVSGGRIGVVMRVLHGAVGFINNNVLTYESIARSAKTVLQAQHRPDFFADLGYRYGRPLIENISDLERACRLTQGELAAIAPEAKTDVASLDWQYDRRWSDPVCPECLANGHLYHQSWRHGLVTACHTLIELVSRIRRKATDAGGDTVAFSDLTLRRTTDKIALKKLLELICEGTVQATLASLDAKLADFRFLKSDVEYVLKSERHSLDWTANDVAKLTGWKAQSVTHWCKEGLLESRTVSHGIGVSFLVSPMQLAAFQSEFVPLGTIAKSRNTTSRKLLSGLAKRGIKTHGAVIEGKTSRGHLVKLRDLATLAD